One segment of Setaria viridis chromosome 4, Setaria_viridis_v4.0, whole genome shotgun sequence DNA contains the following:
- the LOC140220057 gene encoding receptor-like protein EIX2, translated as MTAAAGGVSGAATLLAMCSSFVSEPCLSPAISVTMTMMITSLVAPMTSTTKVTKPLCFDEATALQFQIAPLLSLERLEHLDLSWNGFQEGSPRLPGSLRYLNLSNTGLGVGGDAGMVLSQLGISNLSRLQYLDLSNTWPEGVVPPQLSNLSNLEYLDTSKIGFYGVLPPQLGNLSKLQYLDISGNDRMNSSDMSWVEQLQWLGYLDLGKVDLSKASNWAHAVNMVPSLRVLVLYDCKLACANQSLPYVNVTKLESLDLSANIFNHTAASCWFWNLTSLEYLNLRFGTLLGQVPDALAGMSSLQILDFSVRNSVMMLPCLLRSLCDLEILNLEGSLSSGNMTELIESLQMNCSYQKIQELNLAGNFINGTIPTGIGRFVSLVTLELHDNKLTGLVPLEISMLTKLTVMNLGSNNLHGVITEEHFAGLRNLRMIGLSYNQLEIAVGPEWLPPFIRLEDAYFASCHMGPLFPFC; from the coding sequence atgactgctgctgctggaggggTGTCCGGTGCAGCAACGTTACTGGCCATGTGCTCGAGCTTCGTCTCCGAGCCCTGCCTGTCCCCTGCGATCTCAGttacgatgacgatgatgataaCATCCTTGGTGGCCCCGATGACTTCGACGACAAAAGTCACAAAACCTCTATGTTTTGATGAAGCAACAGCTCTGCAATTCCAGATAGCTCCTCTGCTCTCTCTGGAGCGCCTGGAGCATCTCGATCTTAGCTGGAACGGCTTTCAGGAGGGATCACCAAGGCTTCCGGGGAGCTTGAGATACCTGAACCTCTCCAACACGGGGCTCGGAGTCGGCGGCGATGCCGGTATGGTCCTCTCTCAGCTCGGTATCAGTAATCTTTCAAGACTTCAATATCTCGACCTTTCCAACACTTGGCCTGAGGGTGTGGTGCCTCCTCAGCTCAGTAATCTCTCAAACCTTGAATATCTCGACACCTCCAAGATTGGGTTCTACGGTGTGCTGCCTCCTCAGCTCGGTAATCTTTCGAAGCTTCAGTATCTTGACATTTCCGGCAACGACAGGATGAACTCCTCGGATATGTCATGGGTAGAACAACTGCAGTGGTTAGGGTACCTTGATTTGGGGAAAGTAGACCTCAGCAAAGCATCCAATTGGGCTCATGCCGTGAACATGGTCCCTTCACTCAGGGTTCTTGTTCTTTATGACTGCAAGCTTGCATGTGCAAATCAGTCGCTCCCATACGTAAACGTCACTAAACTTGAGAGTCTCGATCTCTCTGCGAACATTTTTAATCATACAGCGGCATCTTGTTGGTTTTGGAATTTGACAAGCCTAGAGTACCTGAACCTTAGATTCGGTACTTTACTTGGTCAGGTCCCCGATGCACTAGCAGGTATGTCGTCCCTCCAAATCCTCGATTTTTCAGTGCGTAATTCTGTCATGATGCTGCCATGCTTGCTGAGGAGCCTGTGCGATTTAGAAATCCTAAACCTAGAAGGATCTCTTTCGTCTGGGAACATGACAGAGTTGATTGAGAGTTTGCAGATGAATTGTTCATACCAGAAAATACAAGAACTGAATCTGGCAGGTAACTTTATCAACGGAACCATACCAACTGGGATTGGGCGATTTGTCAGCTTAGTCACTCTCGAACTCCATGACAACAAACTAACCGGACTTGTGCCTCTTGAGATCAGTATGCTCACAAAGTTGACTGTGATGAACCTTGGTTCTAATAATTTGCATGGTGTCATCACAGAAGAACATTTTGCTGGACTTCGGAACTTAAGAATGATAGGCTTGTCTTATAATCAATTGGAAATTGCAGTAGGTCCTGAGTGGTTACCGCCCTTTATTAGACTAGAAGATGCGTATTTTGCATCTTGTCATATGGGTCCTCTGTTTCCTTTCTGCTGA
- the LOC117854050 gene encoding uncharacterized protein: MQSGEPAPEPAASSEAAAPAAVVAPEPALVSEEAAEPAALVSEAVEAEVPKVQEAEASTAPVDGDGSKSKSPRPASPSTLKERQIPVDPASLRRLGMVADEDSPLSAPSVLTEVVARSSPLLPPLRRPTFVGASLPCSAASSPVHGAGPGIGAKWEEQDQPVATHSPTSALRSLARQHSAALARLVAAPPSALSRSVSRAEGRTMAPHDDEEPDGDPKLLGAEDGFTCGALCMFIPGFSRKKPAAFAAAGTAVSSMQRQASGLRPRRSSASRVASLERFECGSWSPPPPPPPPAAPMAAPHDAADCLAMEVAKTSCAADDAEAPVKMAFMFDGEPPASATRGILKNSSSLRLDSARPSTSSQRHVRFSTAVAADASASCPTSPCITPRLARARAEFHAFLEAQSA, from the coding sequence ATGCAGTCCGGCGAGCCGGCGCCCGAGCCCGCCGCCTCGAGCGAAGCAGCagcaccggcggcggtggtggcgccagAGCCTGCCCTTGTCAGCGAAGAGGCAGCCGAACCAGCTGCCCTCGTGAGCGAAGCGGTGGAAGCGGAGGTGCCAAAGGTTCAGGAAGCAGAGGCCTCCACGGCGCCGGTGGATGGCGATGGCAGCAAGAGCAAGAGCCCGAGACCAGCGTCGCCGTCGACGCTGAAGGAGCGGCAGATCCCCGTGGACCCCGCGTCGCTGCGCCGCCTGGGCATGGTGGCGGACGAGGACTCGCCGCTCTCGGCGCCGTCCGTACTCACGGAGGTGGTGGCGCGGTCGTCCCcgctcctgccgccgctccgccgccccacGTTCGTCGGCGCCAGCCTGccgtgctccgccgcctcctccccggtgCACGGCGCCGGCCCGGGCATCGGCGCGAAGTGGGAGGAGCAGGACCAGCCGGTCGCTACCCACAGCCCGACCTCCGCGCTGCGCTCCCTCGCCCGGCAGCActccgccgcgctcgccaggctcgtcgccgcgccgccgtccgcgctgTCGAGGTCCGTGTCGCGCGCCGAGGGGAGGACCATGGCCCCGCACGACGACGAGGAGCCCGACGGAGATCCCAAGCTGCTCGGGGCCGAGGATGGCTTCACGTGCGGCGCGCTGTGCATGTTCATCCCGGGCTTCTCCAGGAAGAagcccgccgccttcgccgccgctggCACGGCCGTGTCGAGCATGCAGAGGCAGGCGTCGGGGCTGAGGCCGCGGCGCAGCAGCGCGTCGCGCGTGGCGTCGCTGGAGCGGTTCGAGTGCGGGTCGTGGagcccccctccgccgccgccgccgccggcggcgcccatggCCGCGCCGCATGACGCGGCCGACTGCCTCGCGATGGAGGTGGCCAAGACCAGCTGCGCCGCGGACGACGCGGAGGCGCCGGTCAAGATGGCGTTCATGTTCGACGGCGAGCCGCCCGCGTCGGCGACGAGGGGGATACTGAAGAACTCTTCGTCGTTGCGGCTGGACTCGGCCCGGCCGTCGACGTCGTCGCAGCGGCACGTGAGGTtctcgacggcggtggcggcggacgcgTCGGCGTCGTGCCCGACGTCGCCGTGCATCACGCCGCGCCTGGCGAGGGCCAGGGCGGAGTTCCACGCCTTCTTGGAGGCGCAGAGCGCGTAG
- the LOC117852370 gene encoding xyloglucan galactosyltransferase KATAMARI1 homolog, whose product MDGNYPKYLLYVLFFLGSWLVTCLLHFRQPFFHLSGGGVVVILPFSRNVSFFSTPAAVADDDWQLTPPPSSSSPSCDGRYVHMVDLPPQFDVCAEGSPAFTSEHSICQLMSNAGLGPVLLPAGNRTDDGDGDADIVPNTGWYNTNQYALEVIFHNRMRLYECLTDDPAAAAAVYVPYYAAMELQPHTCGLFNATVRDGATEQLLQWLSSRPAWAALGGRDHFMVASKTSWMFRRVAAAGGDDGTGCGNSFMLKPESRNMTVLTYETVIWEQPQRDFAVPYPSYFHPSSAGEVAEWQARVRAAPRPWLFAFAGARRPNGTLAIRDRIFDACDAAVPRRTCGMLDCGHSALCRSPRRLMSLFAASRFCLQPLGDSFMRRSSVDAVMTGCIPVFFHEASTFEKQYYWHERDPDGDHGGRSGNGRSRYFVLIDQDDVLHGKVDIEEALSRYTDDEVAAMREEVIKMIPRFLYKDPRVRFAGDMRDAFDITIDEVIARIRKIKEGKDLGRKDNSGDGAVVANGS is encoded by the exons ATGGATGGCAACTACCCCAAGTACCTCCTCTATGTGCTCTTCTTCCTCGGCTCATGGCTCGTCACCTGCCTCCTCCACTTCCGCCAGCCCTTCTTCCacctctccggcggcggcgtggtagTCATCCTCCCATTCTCGCGCAATGTGAGCTTCTTCTCTACCCCTGCCGCCGTTGCTGATGATGATTGGCAgttgacgccgccgccgtcttcgtcgTCGCCGTCTTGCGACGGGCGGTACGTGCACATGGTGGACCTGCCGCCACAGTTCGATGTCTGCGCCGAGGGGTCTCCGGCGTTCACCAGCGAGCACAGCATTTGTCAACTCATGTCCAATGCCGGGCTCGGTCCGgtgctcctccccgccggcaaccgcaccgacgacggcgacggcgacgccgacaTCGTCCCCAACACCGGATG GTACAACACGAACCAGTACGCGCTGGAGGTTATCTTCCACAACCGGATGCGGCTGTACGAGTGCCTGACCGacgacccggcggcggcggcggcggtgtacGTGCCGTACTACGCGGCGATGGAGCTCCAGCCGCACACGTGCGGCTTGTTCAACGCCACGGTGAGGGACGGCGCGACGGAGCAGCTGCTGCAATGGCTGTCGTCGcggccggcgtgggcggcgcTTGGCGGGCGCGACCACTTCATGGTCGCCTCCAAGACCTCGTGGATGTTccggagggtggcggcggccggcggcgacgacggcacgGGCTGCGGCAACAGCTTCATGCTGAAGCCGGAGTCCAGGAACATGACGGTGCTCACGTACGAGACCGTCATCTGGGAGCAGCCGCAGCGGGACTTCGCCGTGCCGTACCCGAGCTACTTCCACCCGTCGTcggccggcgaggtcgccgaGTGGCAGGCGCGggtgcgcgccgcgccgcggccatGGCTGTTCGCGttcgccggcgcgcgccgccccaACGGGACGCTGGCCATCCGCGACCGCATCTTCGACGCGTGCGACGCCGCGGTCCCGCGCCGGACCTGCGGGATGCTCGACTGCGGCCACAGCGCCCTCTGCCGCTCGCCGCGTAGGCTCATGTCCCTCTTCGCCGCCTCCCGCTTCTGCCTGCAGCCGCTGGGCGACTCCTTCATGCGCCGCTCGTCGGTGGACGCCGTCATGACCGGCTGCATCCCTGTCTTCTTCCACGAGGCGTCCACCTTCGAGAAGCAGTACTACTGGCACGAGAGGGACCCGGACGGCGACCATGGCGGCCGGAGCGGCAACGGCCGGAGCCGGTACTTCGTGCTCATCGACCAGGACGACGTCCTCCACGGGAAGGTGGACATCGAGGAGGCTCTGAGCAGGTACACTGATGACGAGGTTGCCGCCATGAGAGAGGAAGTGATCAAGATGATCCCGAGGTTCCTGTACAAGGACCCCCGGGTGAGGTTTGCGGGGGACATGAGAGACGCGTTCGATATCACCATTGATGAGGTGATTGCAAGGATTAGGAAGATCAAGGAAGGGAAGGATTTGGGAAGGAAAGATAACAGTGGTGATGGTGCTGTGGTTGCCAATGGCTCATGA
- the LOC117852369 gene encoding U-box domain-containing protein 34 isoform X1: protein MDGSSSPAEAGGVAQVAVAVRGDGRGSRRAARWAAATMVPAGGRVALVHVIPPVSFVPSPSGERVPVEKMEREVVEIYAQDRRARAQEVFLPFRRLCARRTVETVVLEGDSVAEALVSYAAESGVRSLVVGSASLSWLRRWFPFSAVELGAINMCLNCQICLVDLLCCLWMLRIQDVPFMVLKTMPSSCNVFVVSRRRLTMKFANLARTSKSNNSKIQSISHKAFNQIQRDWLQDKHSLNNLADDEIPKYSGNSSSDSCSQVCSSLSTSSNAVKSSESHRRGLLGSLGRKTPRREWNKDNDAIGQFKEIRYVALTSVEESQPVDEVATLRKELKDTLMMYDRACENLANAKEKIQILSGECHEDVNKVQYALQREEQLKQAVADEKTKHLHAIGAVEMAKESFAREAYSKHKAEFVANMVSTEKAKVVDALLSTGKSCRQYSKHEIELATDYFSDAKKIGEGGYGTVYKCTLDHTEVAVKVIQQDSSDKIDEFLREVEILSKLHHPNLVLLLGFCPEIGCLVYEYMENGSLEDQLINNKGQPLHWFLRFQIIFEVSCGLAFLHGTKPEPIVHRDLKPGNILLDKNYVSKIGDVGFAKLISDLVPEGLTEYRETVIAGTLFYMDPEYQLTGTVRPKSDLFALGIIILQLLTGKRPHGLICSVEEAIEKGILSDILDRSQTDWPIAEAEMLAKLGLRCTALKCRDRPNLESEVLPELENILSRVTASLKLENIIAPSHFICPILQEVMENPYVAADGHTYEHRAIKAWLKKHKVSPVNNQRLPHLSIIPNHSLQAAIQQWKLHTSF, encoded by the exons ATGGACGGTTCATCCTCGCCGGCTGAGGCCGGCGGGGTTGCCCAGGTAGCGGTGGCCGTGCGCGGGgacggccgcggcagccgccgAGCGGCGCGgtgggccgccgccaccatggtccccgccggcggccgcgtcgcGCTCGTCCACGTCATCCCGCCCGTCTCCTTCGTGCCGTCTCCAT CGGGGGAGAGGGTGCCGGTGGAGAAGATGGAGCGGGAGGTGGTGGAGATATACGCGCAGGACCGCCGGGCGCGCGCGCAGGAGGTCTTCCTCCCCTTCCGCCGCCTCTGCGCCCGCAGAACC GTGGAGACGGTGGTTCTGGAAGGGGACAGCGTCGCGGAGGCGCTGGTGAGCTACGCGGCGGAGTCCGGCGTCCGCAGCCTCGTGGTCGGATCCGCCTCCCTCAGCTGGCTCCGGAG GTGGTTTCCTTTTTCTGCTGTAGAGTTAGGTGCAATCAATATGTGCCTCAACTGCCAAATCTGTTTGGTGGATCTACTTTGTTGCTTGTG gATGTTAAGGATCCAAGATGTGCCTTTTATGGTTCTGAAAACTATGCCAAGTTCCTGCAATGTATTTGTTGTGTCCCGCCGCAGATTAACAATGAAATTTGCAAATCTGGCTCGTACGAGCA AGTCAAACAATTCAAAGATTCAGTCAATTAGTCATAAAGCATTCAATCAAATACAGAGGGACTGGTTGCAGGACAAACACTCATTGAATAATCTTGCTGATGATGAAATACCAAAATATTCTGGAAATTCAAGTTCGGACTCATGCTCTCAAGTCTGCAGTTCTCTTAGCACTTCTTCGAATGCTGTTAAAAGTTCAGAAAGCCACAGAAGAGGCCTTTTAGGAAGCTTAGGTCGAAAGACACCAAGGAGAGAATGGAACAAAGATAATGATGCTATTGGCCAATTCAAGGAAATTCGTTATGTTGCCTTAACCTCAGTTGAAGAG TCTCAACCTGTAGATGAAGTAGCAACACTGAGGAAGGAGCTGAAGGATACTTTGATGATGTATGACAGAGCTTGTGAGAATCTAGCCAATGCTAAGGAAAAG ATTCAGATACTTTCTGGCGAGTGCCATGAAGATGTGAATAAGGTGCAATATGCGCTACAGAGAGAGGAACAGTTGAAACAGGCTGTTGCAGATGAGAAGACAAAACATTTACATGCAATTGGAGCAGTTGAGATGGCAAAAGAATCATTTGCTCGCGAGGCCTATTCCAAACACAAGGCTGAATTTGTAGCTAACATGGTGTCTACTGAGAAGGCTAAGGTCGTGGATGCTCTTTTGTCAACAGGAAAAAGTTGCAGGCAGTACTCGAAACATGAAATAGAGCTTGCCACAGATTACTTTTCTGATGCAAAGAAGATTGGTGAGGGAGGCTATGGGACTGTATACAAGTGTACCCTTGATCACACTGAAGTAGCTGTCAAGGTTATTCAACAAGATTCCAGTGACAAGATCGATGAATTCTTGAGAGAG GTGGAGATTCTTAGCAAACTTCACCATCCCAACTTGGTTTTACTGCTTGGTTTTTGTCCTGAAATCGGATGCCTTGTGTATGAATATATGGAGAATGGGAGTCTTGAAGACCAACTTATCAACAATAAAGGGCAACCACTCCATTGGTTTCTGCGATTCCAAATTATCTTTGAGGTATCTTGTGGGCTTGCTTTCTTGCATGGAACGAAACCAGAGCCTATCGTCCATCGTGACCTAAAGCCTGGAAACATCTTGCTGGACAAGAATTATGTAAGCAAAATTGGTGATGTAGGTTTTGCTAAGCTCATATCAGATCTCGTTCCTGAAGGGCTTACAGAGTACAGAGAAACTGTCATTGCCGGCACACTGTTTTACATGGACCCTGAGTACCAATTAACAGGAACAGTTCGACCAAAATCAGATCTTTTTGCATTGGGGATCATCATTCTTCAACTACTAACCGGCAAACGTCCACATGGGCTGATATGCAGTGTAGAAGAGGCAATTGAAAAGGGGATTTTGTCTGATATTCTTGACCGGTCTCAAACTGATTGGCCAATTGCTGAGGCAGAGATGCTGGCAAAACTTGGGTTGCGGTGTACAGCCTTAAAATGCAGGGACAGACCAAATCTTGAGTCGGAGGTACTTCCTGAATTGGAAAATATCCTGAGCAGGGTAACTGCTTCTCTGAAGCTCGAAAACATCATCGCACCAAGCCACTTCATCTGCCCTATATTGCAG GAGGTAATGGAAAATCCTTATGTTGCTGCTGATGGCCACACCTATGAGCACAGGGCAATTAAAGCTTGGCTAAAAAAACACAAGGTATCCCCGGTCAACAATCAGAGGCTTCCACATCTATCCATAATTCCCAACCATTCGTTGCAAGCGGCGATACAGCAATGGAAGTTGCATACATCTTTTTGA
- the LOC117853005 gene encoding uncharacterized protein codes for MWDHYAAASDAPDRDGRVFANKAQQVKVELWDFFRCQEGYEVRANAVADKAAKKLIRDMHYEARVQAIVTCHTGILRVKISKTETRTMKLTRKEYLKVPPWWCAQHLQCWERMVDN; via the exons ATGTGGGACCACTACGCTGCCGCCTCCGACGCCCCTGATCGGGATGGCAGGGTATTCGCCAACAAGGCGCAGCAGGTCAAGgtcgagctgtgg GACTTCtttagatgccaggagggatacGAGGTCAGGGCGAATGCTGTGGCTGACAAAGCCGCCAAGAAACTCATCagggacatgcactacgaggcacGCGTCCAGGCCATCGTCACATGCCACACGGGCATCCTTCGAGTGAAGATCTCTAAAACTGAGACAAGAACCATGAAATTAACCCGGAAAGAATACTTGAAG gtgcctccgtggtggtgcgcCCAGCATCTCCAGTGCTGGGAACGGATGGTGGACAACTAG
- the LOC117852371 gene encoding (S)-coclaurine N-methyltransferase: MVAAAVAERAYAAATRSALAALERNLIPDAVTRRLTRLLLAQRLRQGYLPSAPLQLQQLLQFVHSLQEMPIAIETDKAKAQHYELPTTFFKLVLGRNLKYSSCYFPDDSSTLEDAEVAMMELYCERAKIQDGQSILDVGCGWGSLSLHIAKKYRNCIVTGICNSTTQKAFIDEQCRENELSNVEIIVADISKFEMQRSFDRIVSIEMFEHMKNYKSLLTKISKWMKEDSLLFVHFFCHKTFAYHFEDNNDDDWITRYFFTGGTMPSANLLLYFQEDVSVVNHWLVSGTHYARTSEEWLKRMDRSIVSIRPIFEKTYGKESTTKWIAYWRTFFISVAELFGYNNGDEWMVAHYLFQKK, translated from the exons atggtggcggcggccgtggccgagCGGGCCtacgcggcggcgacgcggtcggcgctggcggcgctggagcgCAACCTCATCCCGGACGCGGTCACCCGGCGCCTCACGCGGCTCCTGCTCGCGCAGCGCCTCCGCCAGGGCTACCTCCCCTCCGCGCCGCTGCAGCTGCAACAGCTCCTCCAGTTCGTCCACT CTCTTCAAGAGATGCCCATTGCGATAGAAACGGACAAAGCTAAAGCCCAACATTATGAGTTGCCAACAACATTTTTCAAGTTAGTGCTCGGAAGGAATCTCAAATACAG TTCCTGCTACTTCCCTGACGATTCAAGCACCCTAGAAGATGCTGAGGTTGCAATGATGGAACTGTATTGCGAGAGGGCAAAAATACAGGATGGACAGAGCATCCTTGATGTTGGATGTGGATGGGGATCCCTTTCACTGCACATTGCAAAGAAATATAGGAACTGCATTGTAACAGGGATATGCAACTCTACCACACAAAAGGCTTTTATAGACGAGCAATGTAG GGAAAATGAGCTATCAAATGTTGAGATAATTGTGGCAGATATCAGCAAGTTTGAGATGCAGCGTTCTTTTGACAGGATCGTATCCATTGAGATGTTTGAG CACATGAAAAACTACAAGTCACTTCTTACGAAGATATCCAAGTGGATGAAAGAGGACAGCTTATTATTTGTTCACTTCTTCTGCCACAAGACATTTGCATATCATTTTGAG GATAACAATGATGATGATTGGATCACAAGATATTTTTTCACTGGAGGAACAATGCCATCGGCAAACCTTCTTCTCTACTTTCAG GAAGATGTATCTGTGGTCAATCATTGGCTTGTCAGTGGTACGCATTATGCTAGAACTAG TGAGGAGTGGCTGAAGCGTATGGACCGGAGCATCGTTTCCATTAGGCCCATTTTTGAAAAAACTTACGGGAAGGAATCAACTACCAAATGGATAGCTTATTGGCGGACATTCTTCATCTCTGTCGCTGAACTTTTCGGGTACAATAATGGTGATGAATGGATGGTTGCACATTACCTGTTCCAAAAGAAGTAG
- the LOC117852369 gene encoding U-box domain-containing protein 34 isoform X2: protein MDGSSSPAEAGGVAQVAVAVRGDGRGSRRAARWAAATMVPAGGRVALVHVIPPVSFVPSPSGERVPVEKMEREVVEIYAQDRRARAQEVFLPFRRLCARRTVETVVLEGDSVAEALVSYAAESGVRSLVVGSASLSWLRRMLRIQDVPFMVLKTMPSSCNVFVVSRRRLTMKFANLARTSKSNNSKIQSISHKAFNQIQRDWLQDKHSLNNLADDEIPKYSGNSSSDSCSQVCSSLSTSSNAVKSSESHRRGLLGSLGRKTPRREWNKDNDAIGQFKEIRYVALTSVEESQPVDEVATLRKELKDTLMMYDRACENLANAKEKIQILSGECHEDVNKVQYALQREEQLKQAVADEKTKHLHAIGAVEMAKESFAREAYSKHKAEFVANMVSTEKAKVVDALLSTGKSCRQYSKHEIELATDYFSDAKKIGEGGYGTVYKCTLDHTEVAVKVIQQDSSDKIDEFLREVEILSKLHHPNLVLLLGFCPEIGCLVYEYMENGSLEDQLINNKGQPLHWFLRFQIIFEVSCGLAFLHGTKPEPIVHRDLKPGNILLDKNYVSKIGDVGFAKLISDLVPEGLTEYRETVIAGTLFYMDPEYQLTGTVRPKSDLFALGIIILQLLTGKRPHGLICSVEEAIEKGILSDILDRSQTDWPIAEAEMLAKLGLRCTALKCRDRPNLESEVLPELENILSRVTASLKLENIIAPSHFICPILQEVMENPYVAADGHTYEHRAIKAWLKKHKVSPVNNQRLPHLSIIPNHSLQAAIQQWKLHTSF from the exons ATGGACGGTTCATCCTCGCCGGCTGAGGCCGGCGGGGTTGCCCAGGTAGCGGTGGCCGTGCGCGGGgacggccgcggcagccgccgAGCGGCGCGgtgggccgccgccaccatggtccccgccggcggccgcgtcgcGCTCGTCCACGTCATCCCGCCCGTCTCCTTCGTGCCGTCTCCAT CGGGGGAGAGGGTGCCGGTGGAGAAGATGGAGCGGGAGGTGGTGGAGATATACGCGCAGGACCGCCGGGCGCGCGCGCAGGAGGTCTTCCTCCCCTTCCGCCGCCTCTGCGCCCGCAGAACC GTGGAGACGGTGGTTCTGGAAGGGGACAGCGTCGCGGAGGCGCTGGTGAGCTACGCGGCGGAGTCCGGCGTCCGCAGCCTCGTGGTCGGATCCGCCTCCCTCAGCTGGCTCCGGAG gATGTTAAGGATCCAAGATGTGCCTTTTATGGTTCTGAAAACTATGCCAAGTTCCTGCAATGTATTTGTTGTGTCCCGCCGCAGATTAACAATGAAATTTGCAAATCTGGCTCGTACGAGCA AGTCAAACAATTCAAAGATTCAGTCAATTAGTCATAAAGCATTCAATCAAATACAGAGGGACTGGTTGCAGGACAAACACTCATTGAATAATCTTGCTGATGATGAAATACCAAAATATTCTGGAAATTCAAGTTCGGACTCATGCTCTCAAGTCTGCAGTTCTCTTAGCACTTCTTCGAATGCTGTTAAAAGTTCAGAAAGCCACAGAAGAGGCCTTTTAGGAAGCTTAGGTCGAAAGACACCAAGGAGAGAATGGAACAAAGATAATGATGCTATTGGCCAATTCAAGGAAATTCGTTATGTTGCCTTAACCTCAGTTGAAGAG TCTCAACCTGTAGATGAAGTAGCAACACTGAGGAAGGAGCTGAAGGATACTTTGATGATGTATGACAGAGCTTGTGAGAATCTAGCCAATGCTAAGGAAAAG ATTCAGATACTTTCTGGCGAGTGCCATGAAGATGTGAATAAGGTGCAATATGCGCTACAGAGAGAGGAACAGTTGAAACAGGCTGTTGCAGATGAGAAGACAAAACATTTACATGCAATTGGAGCAGTTGAGATGGCAAAAGAATCATTTGCTCGCGAGGCCTATTCCAAACACAAGGCTGAATTTGTAGCTAACATGGTGTCTACTGAGAAGGCTAAGGTCGTGGATGCTCTTTTGTCAACAGGAAAAAGTTGCAGGCAGTACTCGAAACATGAAATAGAGCTTGCCACAGATTACTTTTCTGATGCAAAGAAGATTGGTGAGGGAGGCTATGGGACTGTATACAAGTGTACCCTTGATCACACTGAAGTAGCTGTCAAGGTTATTCAACAAGATTCCAGTGACAAGATCGATGAATTCTTGAGAGAG GTGGAGATTCTTAGCAAACTTCACCATCCCAACTTGGTTTTACTGCTTGGTTTTTGTCCTGAAATCGGATGCCTTGTGTATGAATATATGGAGAATGGGAGTCTTGAAGACCAACTTATCAACAATAAAGGGCAACCACTCCATTGGTTTCTGCGATTCCAAATTATCTTTGAGGTATCTTGTGGGCTTGCTTTCTTGCATGGAACGAAACCAGAGCCTATCGTCCATCGTGACCTAAAGCCTGGAAACATCTTGCTGGACAAGAATTATGTAAGCAAAATTGGTGATGTAGGTTTTGCTAAGCTCATATCAGATCTCGTTCCTGAAGGGCTTACAGAGTACAGAGAAACTGTCATTGCCGGCACACTGTTTTACATGGACCCTGAGTACCAATTAACAGGAACAGTTCGACCAAAATCAGATCTTTTTGCATTGGGGATCATCATTCTTCAACTACTAACCGGCAAACGTCCACATGGGCTGATATGCAGTGTAGAAGAGGCAATTGAAAAGGGGATTTTGTCTGATATTCTTGACCGGTCTCAAACTGATTGGCCAATTGCTGAGGCAGAGATGCTGGCAAAACTTGGGTTGCGGTGTACAGCCTTAAAATGCAGGGACAGACCAAATCTTGAGTCGGAGGTACTTCCTGAATTGGAAAATATCCTGAGCAGGGTAACTGCTTCTCTGAAGCTCGAAAACATCATCGCACCAAGCCACTTCATCTGCCCTATATTGCAG GAGGTAATGGAAAATCCTTATGTTGCTGCTGATGGCCACACCTATGAGCACAGGGCAATTAAAGCTTGGCTAAAAAAACACAAGGTATCCCCGGTCAACAATCAGAGGCTTCCACATCTATCCATAATTCCCAACCATTCGTTGCAAGCGGCGATACAGCAATGGAAGTTGCATACATCTTTTTGA